The Amylolactobacillus amylophilus DSM 20533 = JCM 1125 genome contains a region encoding:
- a CDS encoding glycosyltransferase family 4 protein, with amino-acid sequence MFKIIVLLFSLILISAVITPFIRKLAFVFGAVDNPNARRVNKKPMPTIGGLAIFVTFNIGCFILLRNQFPTHELFSIFLAETIIVLTGLIDDILELKPGQKMLGIFVAALVIYFLAGIRMNQIVLPFIGTFTLGWWSFPITIFWILALTNAVNLIDGLDGLATGVSLISLFTMGVVGFFFLNVHEFYVPLLAFMLAATLLGFLPYNFHPAKIFLGDTGALYLGFMIAVLSLKGLKNVTFISLLVPIIILGVPITDTVYAIIRRLLNKKPVSEADKHHLHHQLMEMGLSHRQTVLAIYGLSFIFSFISLLFILSPAWGTWFLLAGLVVGLELFVETIGLLGEKYKPLLHLLSRIIIKMSRRDPVVETEKEQKNKDN; translated from the coding sequence ATGTTTAAAATTATCGTTCTGTTATTCTCACTCATACTTATTTCGGCTGTAATTACGCCGTTCATTAGGAAACTCGCCTTTGTTTTCGGAGCTGTTGATAACCCAAACGCACGGCGAGTTAATAAGAAACCAATGCCGACGATTGGCGGGTTAGCGATATTTGTGACCTTCAATATCGGCTGCTTTATTCTGTTACGCAATCAATTTCCGACGCATGAATTATTCAGCATCTTCCTAGCAGAGACAATTATCGTACTCACGGGCTTAATCGATGATATCTTGGAGCTCAAACCGGGGCAAAAGATGCTCGGTATTTTCGTAGCTGCCTTAGTAATCTACTTTCTTGCCGGTATCAGAATGAACCAAATTGTACTGCCCTTCATTGGCACATTTACCCTTGGTTGGTGGAGTTTTCCTATCACGATTTTCTGGATTCTGGCGTTGACGAACGCCGTGAACCTAATTGATGGACTGGATGGCCTCGCTACGGGGGTCTCGCTCATCAGTTTGTTCACAATGGGGGTAGTCGGTTTCTTCTTCTTGAACGTCCACGAATTCTACGTGCCTTTGTTGGCCTTCATGTTGGCTGCCACGTTGTTGGGCTTTCTCCCATACAATTTCCATCCCGCAAAAATTTTTTTGGGCGACACGGGCGCACTGTACTTGGGCTTCATGATTGCAGTCCTATCTCTTAAGGGACTGAAAAACGTTACGTTTATCTCATTGCTGGTACCGATTATCATCCTGGGGGTCCCAATTACAGATACGGTCTATGCAATCATTCGGCGATTGCTCAATAAAAAGCCCGTTTCGGAGGCAGACAAGCACCATTTGCACCACCAATTGATGGAGATGGGCCTGTCGCACCGACAAACCGTATTAGCAATTTACGGACTGTCCTTCATCTTCTCGTTCATCTCACTGCTGTTCATCCTAAGTCCCGCGTGGGGGACCTGGTTCTTACTTGCAGGCCTAGTGGTAGGGCTTGAGTTATTCGTGGAAACGATTGGCCTCCTCGGGGAGAAATATAAACCATTACTGCATCTGCTCAGCCGCATAATTATCAAAATGAGTAGACGTGATCCCGTGGTAGAAACCGAAAAGGAACAAAAAAATAAAGATAATTAA